TCCTGGACGCCGGGATCGTCGGTGAACTGCTTGAGATATTCGTAGACCACCTTGGCGCGTGACTCAGCGGCCAGATTGCTGCGCAGGTCCACCGACGGATCGCCGTTGGCGTTGACGAACGCGCCGCTCCACGGCGTTCCTGCGGAGTCCTTCACATCGGGTCCGCCTCCGGTGAGGGTGAAGTACAACGGCATGACCGACACGCTGTGCATGAGCTGATCCTTGCCGTCCCGGCTGCCCACCGCCGGCATCCAGTCGCACCGCTCGTTGGCGACCTTGAGGTCGTCGTTGAGCCCGTCGAGCAGCATCGTGATCATCGAGCCGACCATTTCCAGGTGTGAAAGCTCTTCTGTCGCAATATCCATGAACAGGTCGTACAGCTTGGGGTTCTTCTCCCGCAGAACGAAGGCCTGGGTGAAGTACTGCATGGCGGCTTTCAACTCGCCGTTGGCACCGCCGAACTGTTCCTGTAGCAGCGTCGCGAAGCGTGGGTCCGGCTCGCTGACCCGAACCTCGAATTGCAGATCTTTGTTGTGGATGAACACTGCGGGTACCTCCAGGGCTGTTGATTGCAGATTGCTGGCGGATACCCAGCGCCGCGAACCCCAAACAGAGGTCGGTCAGAGCCGCTCCCGCACCGCCTCCGACAACCGCGCCCCGTCGGCCTTGCCCGCGGCGATCGCGGTCGCGGCCTTCATCACCTGCCCCATCTGCCGCATGCCGGGCCGCTCCCCGATCGCTTCGGCCACCTGCGCGATGGCCGTGTCGGCGACGTCGGCGAGTTCGGCCTCGGTGAGCGGGGTGGGCAGGTAGTCGTCGATGACGCGCGCCTCGGCATGCTCGGTGGCCGCGAGGTCACCGCGGCCGTTCTGGGTGTAGATCTCGGCGGCTTCGCCGCGTCTGCGGGATTCTCGCGCCAACACCGCGATCACGTCGGCGTCGGACAGTTCGCGGGACTGCGCGCCGGAAACCTCTTCTTTCTGGATGGCCGCGAGCAACATCCGCAGTGTGGCCGTGCGCAATTTGTCCCGGGATTTCATCGCCGCGGTCAGATCGGCGCGCAGCCTGTCCTTGAGTTCGGCCATACGGCCAAAGCTACGCCGAGCCCCCGGCGCGAAACCGCGCATCGACGGATACCGAGATCTTGATGTCCT
This region of Mycolicibacterium goodii genomic DNA includes:
- a CDS encoding manganese catalase family protein, whose amino-acid sequence is MFIHNKDLQFEVRVSEPDPRFATLLQEQFGGANGELKAAMQYFTQAFVLREKNPKLYDLFMDIATEELSHLEMVGSMITMLLDGLNDDLKVANERCDWMPAVGSRDGKDQLMHSVSVMPLYFTLTGGGPDVKDSAGTPWSGAFVNANGDPSVDLRSNLAAESRAKVVYEYLKQFTDDPGVQDTLTFLMTREVTHFQQFTAALNELPVNFPPGQLPGDDRFQNVAFNMSNGSGSVRGPWNEGQGPWPGGMEWEYVEKPEQQWLGGETRKNRGAADNPEGSPAVQGHKPFTHEQHTATT
- a CDS encoding GatB/YqeY domain-containing protein, yielding MAELKDRLRADLTAAMKSRDKLRTATLRMLLAAIQKEEVSGAQSRELSDADVIAVLARESRRRGEAAEIYTQNGRGDLAATEHAEARVIDDYLPTPLTEAELADVADTAIAQVAEAIGERPGMRQMGQVMKAATAIAAGKADGARLSEAVRERL